A genomic window from Triticum urartu cultivar G1812 chromosome 7, Tu2.1, whole genome shotgun sequence includes:
- the LOC125521813 gene encoding uncharacterized protein LOC125521813 yields MPLSCFASGRADSSAAKASSATSVYWTHLGAINLSWSRAALGLVLTVDIALAGAAAPARFVLLPLLPWRRRGSKRFSGASGHSVAFAWDLSRARLAPRRPEPLSGYFVLVSIDGELALAAGDLQSSLPSPAASAGLLLSRRENAYPPGCGGAYTTTVAVAGEEHEVSVAVEEAAMWVALDGKKALRVRRLPWKFRGSERLDLPHGGRSVRVTWDLHGWLFAPDAAAVFVLRFDTDGANPVDDNDMGDGDVGMHALRQNSFRSRHADSSGESDMRGSWRRGPFRSGSDSSPTVSVASTSAASSSAGSVATVTEWITAEEAELRDGGGGFSLIIHLWKKRRPR; encoded by the coding sequence ATGCCACTCTCCTGCTTCGCCAGCGGCCGGGCCGACTCCTCCGCCGCCAAGGCCTCGTCGGCGACGTCCGTCTACTGGACGCACCTCGGCGCGATCAACCTGTCGTGGTCCCGCGCCGCGCTGGGCCTCGTCCTCACCGTCGACATCGCCCTCGCCGGCGCCGCAGCGCCCGCGCGGTTCGTTCTCCTGCCGCTGCTCccgtggcggcggcgcgggtccAAGCGCTTCTCCGGCGCGTCCGGCCACTCCGTCGCCTTCGCGTGGGACCTCTCGCGCGCCCGCCTCGCGCCGCGCCGGCCCGAGCCGCTGTCCGGGTACTTCGTGCTCGTGTCGATCGACGGCGAGCTCGCCCTGGCCGCTGGCGACCTCCAGTCGTCGTTGCCTTCGCCGGCGGCGTCCGCGGGCCTTCTCCTCTCGCGCCGCGAGAACGCCTACCCTCCCGGATGCGGCGGCGCATACACCACCACCGTGGCCGTAGCGGGCGAGGAGCACGAGGTGTCCGTGGCCGTGGAGGAGGCGGCCATGTGGGTAGCCCTGGACGGCAAGAAGGCCCTCCGGGTCCGGCGCCTCCCGTGGAAGTTCCGCGGCAGCGAGAGGCTCGACCTCCCGCACGGCGGCCGGTCCGTCCGCGTCACCTGGGATCTCCACGGCTGGCTCTTCGCCCCGGACGCCGCCGCCGTCTTCGTCCTCCGTTTCGACACTGACGGGGCGAACCCGGTGGACGACAACGACATGGGGGATGGAGACGTCGGCATGCACGCGTTAAGGCAGAACTCCTTCCGGAGCCGCCATGCCGACAGCAGCGGCGAGAGCGATATGAGGGGGTCGTGGAGGCGCGGCCCGTTCAGGTCGGGCTCCGACTCGTCCCCGACGGTGTCCGTGGCGTCGACGTCCGCGGCGTCGTCGTCGGCCGGGAGCGTGGCGACGGTGACCGAGTGGATCACGGCGGAGGAGGCCGAGCtgcgggacggcggcggcgggttcTCTCTGATAATCCACCTCTGGAAGAAGCGGAGGCCGCGGTGA